CTGGAAGGACCTGTGGATCATGCGCCCTATCGTGAAGTGCTGCAGGGTCCTCATCAGGACTACCATCCACAGACCTGTCACCGTCCTCTACCCGTACGAGGCTCTTTGGAACCCCGACAACTACCGCGGACGCCCGGCACTCGACTTCAACAAGTGCGTCGGATGCGGAATGTGTGCCAGGATGTGTCCCTGCGACGCCATAATCCTGGTTGACACCCCCGACGACGAAGGCAACAACGTCAAGAGGCCGCAGGTCAACATGGGAAGGTGCTCCTTCTGCTCCTACTGTGCGGAATACTGCCCGGTGGATGCAATGACCGTCTCTCCCATCGTCGAGCTTGCAGAGTACACCCGTTCGGACCTCATCTACGGTCCGCGCAGGCTTGCCTACGACAAGACGACCGAGGGAATGAAGATCGTTCTGGAAGAGACGCTCATCTCTGACTTCAAGTCCGGAAACGGCGAGAGGAGGGTCAAGCCCTTCATGATCGACCGCCCTGAACTTGAGTCCTCGAAGTGCATCAGCTGTAAGAAGTGCGCCAAGGTCTGCCCCGTCAATGCCATCAACATGGTGGAGCACGGGACCAACGCCAAAGGGCGCCCCATCTTGTGGCCTGAGATCAACAACGAGACGTGCATCTGCTGCGAGAACTGTGTGGACGCCTGTCCTAAGGACGCCCTGCATATCAAAGAGGTGCTGTGATGGCTATATTAGAAGATATTTGGGACGGCATCTGCAACTTTGCGGACTACGTCTGGTGCAACGGCGACCTCCTTGCATTCGTGATCCTAGCAGCGATCGGAATAACGGCGGCCGTCTATGTCGTAACCGACAGGATCCCTGTCCACAGTGCGTTCTATCTCGCACTCGTGTTCTTCACGGTCGGTGTGGCCTACTTCTTCCTGGAAGCAGAGTTCATCGGTGTGATACAGGTCCTCGTCTACGTCGGTGCGATCACCATCCTGTTCGCATTCAGCATCATGCTGACCCGTAAGTACATCCTGGAGGATGATTCAGATGAATAAGAGAGCAGCTGCAGCAGTCGCACTTGCGGCGGGTCTGCTCGCAATCCTGGCGGTGTCCATCTATGTCACCGACTGGAACAACTACGGGGACGAGGCTAACGATGTCCCCTTCAACGGCGTCGTCGAGACGGATCCCGTCACCGGCGAGGAGACTGTTGACCACAGCTCCCTGAACTATGAGCTGTTCGAGAAGTACGGACCTGTCCTTCTCGTCCTCGGAATCCTCATGTTCGGAGCCATGATCGGCGGAATATGCGTAGCAAGAGAGGAGGTTGAGAAAGATGATTCCAATTGAGTACTTCCTCACCTTCGGTGCTATCCTGTTCGTCATAGGAGCGTATGGTGTTCTGACAAAGAGCAGCACTATCATCGTTCTGATGTGCATAGAGCTTATGCTGAACGCGGCGAACATCAACTTCATCGCGTTCTCCGCATACGGTACCTTCATCGATGCCGCCCTCGGCCAGGTGTTCGTCATCATGACGATCTCCGTCGCAGCCGCAGAGGTAGCCGTCGGTATCGCCATCGTGCTCAACGCATACAAGATGAGAAAGACCGTCAGTACTGACGATCTCAACACAATGAGGTGGTAAGATGAGCTTCATAGACTATACTTGGCTTGTCCCGCTCGTACCCATACTGTGCTTCCTGATCGTCGGATTCCTCGGAAAGAAGATGGGCCCGAAGCTCAAGTACGGCGGATATGTGACAATCTTCGGAGCCGCGTTCGCCTTCGTGATGTCGATGCTCGTGTCTTACGACTTCTTCACCAGCTCGGCCTACAGCGACCCCGGATACGTGACCAGCTCCATCAAGTGGTTCTCCCTTGGTGGATTCGACATCAACCTCGGTTACTACGTGGACTCCCTGTCCTGCCTGATGATGCTCTTCGCATCGTTCATCTCGATGCTGATCTTCATCTACTCGCTCGGATACATGGGCGACCAGGGCGAGAGGCAGAGGAGATACTTCGCAGAAGTCGCACTCTTCCTTACCGGAATGCTCGGACTGGCTGCTTCCAGCAACCTCGTCGAGATGTTCATCTTCTGGGAAGTCATGGGTCTCTGCTCCTACCTCCTTATCGGATTCTGGGGCTTCAACCACCCCGAGGGCGACGACAAGGCCGACAACGCCGCATCCGCGGCCAAGAAGGCTTTCCTCGTCACCAGGCTCGGAGACGTCTGTCTCATGGCAGGTCTGTTCGTCCTTTACGAGGCAATGGGCAGCCTTGACTATGTAGACGTCTTCAACGGCGCAAACCTCGCCGCAGCAGATCCCGACACCCTGTTCCTCGCAGCAATGCTGATCTTCGGCGGTGCCATCGGAAAATCCGCTCAGTTCCCTCTGCTGGACTGGCTTCCGGACGCAATGGCCGGACCTACCACCGTCTCCGCACTTATCCATGCGGCAACCATGGTTAAGGCAGGAGTATACCTCGTTGCAAGGTGCTTCCCGCTGTTCGCAATGAACTCTGAAGTAATGCTGTTCGTAGCGATAATCGGAGGAGTGACCGCATTCTTCACCGCCACCATGGCGATGAACAACATGAACATCAAGAAAGTGCTGGCATATTCGACCCTGTCCCAGCTGGGTTACATGTTCCTCTCCATCGGTGCAGGAGGATATCTCTTCGCCATCGGAATGAACGAAGGTAACACCGCTCTGATGGCGGCCGGAGCCCTCGGATACACCGCAGGATGCCTCCACATGGCAAACCACGCCTTCTTCAAGGCACTGCTCTTCCTTTGCAGCGGTTCCGTCATCCACGCATGTGGAACAGAGGACATGCGCCTCATGGGCGGACTGCAGAAGAAGATGCCCATAACCTCCATAACCATGCTCATCGGATCCCTGTCCATCGCAGGATTCCCGTTCTTCGCGGGATTCTGGTCGAAGGACCTCGTATTGGATGTCGTCTTCGAAGCGTTCACCGAGACCGGAGACCTTACCAGCATCTGCTTCGCACTGCTGTGGTTCCTCGGAATCGTCACCGCATTCATGACCGCATTCTACATGTTCCGTCTGTGGTTCATGACCTTCAAGGGCGAGCCTAGGGAGAACGCACAGCACTGCCACGGCGAGTCGCCTCGCTGCATGACCCTGCCCCTCTGCGTACTGTCTCTGTTCGCATTCGCCTTCGGATTCACCCTGCTCTTCGGCTGGGATGGCGTCTTCACCATCAGCTACGATCTGGCAACTCAGGTTTGGCAGGTCGCCGGCGGACATGCGGAGACCGGACTCCACTGGGTTGTGGAACTCTTCACCAACTGGAAGACCTACCTAACCATCGCACTCGTCCTGATCGCGATCGGACTGGCCTACCTCATGTATGTCAAGAAGACGGTCAACCCCGGCTGCGTCAGCAAGAACGGAACCTCCTGGCTGTACAAGACTATACAGAACAGGTGGTACCTGCCTGAGATCTACAACCAGCTCTCCTGGAAGCTCGGATACGACGTGGCTCTGGGAGTGGACTACTTCGACAGGCATGTGATCGACGGATCCGTCAACGGTCTCTCCAACGCCGTCATCAGCGGAGGAGACCTCCTGAGCAAGGCTCAGAACGGAAACGTCCACACCTACGCCGGAGTGGTGGTAGGCGGAATCGTCGCACTCTTCGTGGTTGCGATCGCATTCGTCTACATCTTCGGAGGTCTCTGAGATGGACGGTTCATTCATACTACCCGCAATCATTCTGGTGCCTCTGATCGGAGCCATCCTGACTTTGTTCATGGGTGGGGAGAAACAGAAATACGCCAGGATCGTCGCGTTCGTATTCACCCTGATTACCCTTGGTCTTACCGCCATCATCATGCTTGGCGGTGACGACCTCAGTCAGTTCGACTTCAGTGCGAACTGGATCGATTCCGCCGGACTCAAGATGAGCCTGCTCTTCACGGTCGACGGTCTTAGCATACTCATGGTCTTCCTGACCGCTGTGCTGGAAGTCATCGTGGTGGCGTTCTCCTACAAGGAGGGCGACCGCCCCAATTACTTCTTCACGCTGTTGCTGGCCATCGAGGTTGGACTTATGGGAGTGTACACTGCCGCGGATTACTTCCTCTTCTACATCATGTGGGAGATCACCCTGATCCCGATGTACTTCCTCATCTCCTGGTACGGAGGCCCGAGGAGGCACTACTCTGCCATCAAGTTCTTCATCTACACCCACGTAGCATCGCTGGTCATGCTCATCGGTATCTTCGCCCTGGCATTCCAGGCGGCGGAGATCAACGGTGGCGTGGTCGACTTCAGCTTCGCAGCGATTACCCAGGCGAGCCCCTTCTTCAACGAGGTGTTCCAGACTCTGGTCTTCGGACTTCTGTTCTTCGGATTCGCTGTCAAGATGCCCGCGGTTCCCTTCCATACTTGGCTGCCGGATGCCCATACCGAGGCGCCTACCGCAGGATCCGTCCTGCTGGCAGGAGTCATGCTGAAGATGGGTTCCTACGGTATCATCAGGGTATGTATCGAGAACCTCGAGCTCGGAGCCCAGAACTGGCAGAGCATCATGATCTTCATGGGTCTGCTGGCTATGATCTACGGAGCATACGCATGCATCGCACAGAGGG
The nucleotide sequence above comes from Candidatus Methanomethylophilus alvi Mx1201. Encoded proteins:
- a CDS encoding NADH-quinone oxidoreductase subunit J, with the translated sequence MAILEDIWDGICNFADYVWCNGDLLAFVILAAIGITAAVYVVTDRIPVHSAFYLALVFFTVGVAYFFLEAEFIGVIQVLVYVGAITILFAFSIMLTRKYILEDDSDE
- the nuoK gene encoding NADH-quinone oxidoreductase subunit NuoK, whose translation is MIPIEYFLTFGAILFVIGAYGVLTKSSTIIVLMCIELMLNAANINFIAFSAYGTFIDAALGQVFVIMTISVAAAEVAVGIAIVLNAYKMRKTVSTDDLNTMRW
- a CDS encoding 4Fe-4S binding protein produces the protein MTMEYLEKYRDGRHKNWKDLWIMRPIVKCCRVLIRTTIHRPVTVLYPYEALWNPDNYRGRPALDFNKCVGCGMCARMCPCDAIILVDTPDDEGNNVKRPQVNMGRCSFCSYCAEYCPVDAMTVSPIVELAEYTRSDLIYGPRRLAYDKTTEGMKIVLEETLISDFKSGNGERRVKPFMIDRPELESSKCISCKKCAKVCPVNAINMVEHGTNAKGRPILWPEINNETCICCENCVDACPKDALHIKEVL
- a CDS encoding NADH-quinone oxidoreductase subunit 5 family protein produces the protein MSFIDYTWLVPLVPILCFLIVGFLGKKMGPKLKYGGYVTIFGAAFAFVMSMLVSYDFFTSSAYSDPGYVTSSIKWFSLGGFDINLGYYVDSLSCLMMLFASFISMLIFIYSLGYMGDQGERQRRYFAEVALFLTGMLGLAASSNLVEMFIFWEVMGLCSYLLIGFWGFNHPEGDDKADNAASAAKKAFLVTRLGDVCLMAGLFVLYEAMGSLDYVDVFNGANLAAADPDTLFLAAMLIFGGAIGKSAQFPLLDWLPDAMAGPTTVSALIHAATMVKAGVYLVARCFPLFAMNSEVMLFVAIIGGVTAFFTATMAMNNMNIKKVLAYSTLSQLGYMFLSIGAGGYLFAIGMNEGNTALMAAGALGYTAGCLHMANHAFFKALLFLCSGSVIHACGTEDMRLMGGLQKKMPITSITMLIGSLSIAGFPFFAGFWSKDLVLDVVFEAFTETGDLTSICFALLWFLGIVTAFMTAFYMFRLWFMTFKGEPRENAQHCHGESPRCMTLPLCVLSLFAFAFGFTLLFGWDGVFTISYDLATQVWQVAGGHAETGLHWVVELFTNWKTYLTIALVLIAIGLAYLMYVKKTVNPGCVSKNGTSWLYKTIQNRWYLPEIYNQLSWKLGYDVALGVDYFDRHVIDGSVNGLSNAVISGGDLLSKAQNGNVHTYAGVVVGGIVALFVVAIAFVYIFGGL
- a CDS encoding complex I subunit 4 family protein, whose protein sequence is MDGSFILPAIILVPLIGAILTLFMGGEKQKYARIVAFVFTLITLGLTAIIMLGGDDLSQFDFSANWIDSAGLKMSLLFTVDGLSILMVFLTAVLEVIVVAFSYKEGDRPNYFFTLLLAIEVGLMGVYTAADYFLFYIMWEITLIPMYFLISWYGGPRRHYSAIKFFIYTHVASLVMLIGIFALAFQAAEINGGVVDFSFAAITQASPFFNEVFQTLVFGLLFFGFAVKMPAVPFHTWLPDAHTEAPTAGSVLLAGVMLKMGSYGIIRVCIENLELGAQNWQSIMIFMGLLAMIYGAYACIAQRDLKKMVAYSSISHMGLVMVSMGCLTTTGIEFAIFQMFAHGLISAMLFMVCGMAGHNIGTREIPLLGGMAGKMPIYATFMMFAFMASLGLPGLIGFWGEFGIVYAFYDWCVDNDVIYLLVFCLLSLLLTAGYYLFAMQRTLFGRLTKKIDLTHVHDVDKIEAICLGVLALLVVLYGVWPELALTMINLYSFPGVI